The following proteins are co-located in the Besnoitia besnoiti strain Bb-Ger1 chromosome Unknown contig00007, whole genome shotgun sequence genome:
- a CDS encoding uncharacterized protein (encoded by transcript BESB_071200), protein MMSSVHREPRGASAAKTAASLYKEQLGFFRKGVASTDDIHAIKQLNLRLLDAVEDSKFKLRHNELKAHLENTLAAINRLEGNAFVKTASSSPAVCRASSDCRSFRKSPHRAHQTPRVARRASGSPPSHRACDERHATGIAIPPPPICPRGPPVFAPVQQQRPGDSLQNSPDSPPAPLSLPWLSAHQCLHPPPPFYGQARTPLPNNAHPTPPALCGRLNSSVSPEADAYPLRLRHSGCPACCCSEEAAANSEKCRQLALQLSHAQEERARLVSHLSQAQRENEDIRAVYEAKLHEVRVQLESCRSAELPELEAVLAHAESLAEHVEQMRRDSYTWSACARELLQHLQSVRARSRCPRRTDAWDPRYTSTRDSGSCFESHTETPCTPFAAGRASTPPSCRRTPRSPPCCEHPAAAAGAPSPKHGASGPAGRPERREGPASPGARLWGRRNPRGTEGETENRAASPCCSVTLDAAEVEAVRARAGCAGPILLVRDVEPQLRESDCDGPRRRVLRDPQIFDYVT, encoded by the coding sequence ATGATGTCCAGCGTCCATCGAGAACCTCGTGGCGCTTCGGCCGCGAAAACGGCGGCGTCCCTCTACAAGGAACAGCTTGGCTTTTTTCGAAAAGGTGTCGCCTCTACAGACGACATCCATGCCATCAAGCAGCTGAATTTGCGCCTGCTGGACGCAGTGGAGGACTCTAAGTTCAAGCTGCGGCACAACGAGCTGAAGGCTCATCTGGAGAACACGCTGGCGGCAATTAACCGTCTGGAGGGCAACGCGTTTGTCAAAactgcgtcctcctccccgGCGGTGtgccgcgccagcagcgactgTCGAAGTTTTCGAAAATCGCCTCACCGAGCTCACCAGACTCCTCGCGTCGCGAGACGTGCAAGCGGCTCCCCGCCGTCGCACCGCGCCTGCGATGAACGGCATGCGACCGGCATTGCcattcctccgccgccgatcTGTCCACGAGGGCCTCCTGTCTTCGCTCCcgtccagcagcagcgcccggGCGACAGCTTGCAGAATTCGCCAGACAGCCCGCCGGCCCCCCTCTCACTGCCCTGGCTGTCCGCGCATCAGTGTCTTCATCCCCCGCCTCCGTTCTATGGCCAAGCACGCACGCCTCTGCCTAACAATGCTCACCCTACCCCgcccgctctctgcggccggcTGAACTCTTCTGTTTcgccagaggcagacgcctaccccctgcgcctgcgccacagTGGCTGTCCTGCCTGTTGCTGCTCGGAGGAAGCCGCTGCGAATTCTGAAAAGTGCCGACAGttggcgctgcagctgagTCACGCTCAAGAGGAGCGCGCACGCCTAGTCTCCCACCTTTCGCAAGCTcagcgagaaaacgaagacatTCGTGCGGTCTACGAAGCCAAGCTCCACGAGGTGCGTGTGCAGCTGGAGTCCTGCAGGAGCGCCGAGCTGCCGGAGCTCGAGGCCGTGCTCGCCCACGCGGAGTCCCTAGCTGAGCACGTCGAACAAatgcgcagagacagctACACCtggtctgcgtgcgcgcgcgagcttctTCAGCATCTGCAAAGTGTACGCGCGCGTAGCCGGTGTCCACGCCGCACAGACGCTTGGGATCCTCGCTACACAAGCACGCGAGACTCAGGAAGCTGCTTCGAGTCTCACACGGAAACGCCTTGCACGCCTttcgccgcaggcagagcTTCGACGCCGCCCTCCTGCCGCAGAaccccgcgctcgccgccctgctgTGAGCatcccgccgcggccgccggcgctccctCGCCCAAACATGGCGCGTCAGGGCCCGCAGGGCGACctgagcggcgcgagggtcCAGCCAGCCCCGGTGCGCGACTGTGGGGCAGACGAAACCCGCGTGGgacggagggagagacggaAAACCGAGCAGCGTCGCCGTGCTGCTCGGTGACTCTGGACGCTGCCGAAGTGGAGGCGGTGCGCGCCAGAGCTGGGTGCGCCGGGCCTATCCTTTTAGTGCGCGACGTCGAACCGCAGCTGCGGGAAAGCGACTGCGATGGCCCCCGGCGCAGGGTTCTCCGCGACCCACAGATCTTTGATTATGTCACGTga
- a CDS encoding uncharacterized protein (encoded by transcript BESB_071210), translating into MAHVSSEPANQFLRKTEIKEGPPEAEPRSPVELSATKVKFPEYFSDKHRERELTVYALRKELDIALEAKAKKGGGTKKGGATTTLAPRRFTIAHQEAPASRVLLLEHIVPIIEDRAVKKKSS; encoded by the exons atGGCACACGTTTCCTCGGAACCAGCGAATCAGTTTCTGCGCAAGACAGAAATCAAAGAGGGGCCGCCGGAGGCAGAACCCCGCTCGCCGGTGGAGCTCTCAGCGACAAAGGTCAAATTTCCGGAGTATTTCAGCGATAAGCACAG AGAAAGGGAACTCACGGTGTATGCTCTGCGAAAGGAACTGGACATCGCCCTGGAGGCGAAAGCCAAGAAAGGTGGAGGAACGAAGAAAGGAGGAGCGACGACAACTTTGGCACCACGTAGATTCACAATTGCTCACCAAGAAGCAccggcgagccgcgtgctgctcttggagcacattgttcCAATTATAGAAGACCGCGCGGTCAAGAAAAAATCATCTTGA
- a CDS encoding RNA recognition motif-containing protein (encoded by transcript BESB_071220) — protein MHPPFGGGAPPPGGQGGPVTLPPPGPGGPGFPGQDFLSMIPGGAPGGGPGGMPGPRILPGSGGPPGAGGPSFPPLMAPPAMGMLMPDMGIGPMGLPGMVRKPRNMQPPTQDMSIPPNQTIYINNINDKVKLPELKENLRSMFKQFGEIRQIVAMSSFWRRGQAWIVFASVESATKAIQGMQAFVYHGQPLRINYSITKSDIIAKEDGTFTPRPPGPKKPRAVREREERQRELFLQMQQQYMQMQVKVFFPQTRSLKYCISLPSLSFSVPAANALKRKAEAALPTPQLAKLGGPFPPAAPVAPPPAVDMSFPAMPNKVLFLENLPEDATMEGLVSLFSKHSGMIEVRPVLWRRVAFVEYENEMLAANAMNALQGTNMNGSSIKITYARR, from the exons ATGCATCCACCATTCGGCGGGGGCGCACCGCCTCCCGGGGGCCAAGGTGGGCCTGTCACGCTGCCCCCGCCTGGGCCAGGAGGCCCTGGGTTCCCTGGACAGGACTTTCTTTCGATGAtccccggcggcgcgccggggggTGGCCCAGGTGGAATGCCCGGCCCCCGCATTCTGCCGGGGTCAGGAGGCCCGCCCGGGGCCGGCGGCCCGAGCTTCCCGCCGCTCATGGCGCCGCCAGCCATGGGCATGCTGATGCCCGACATGGGCATCGGCCCCATGGGGCTCCCCGGCATGGTCAGAAAGCCCCGAAACATGCAACCGCCCACGCAGGACATGAGCATTCCACCGAACCAGACGATCTACATCAACAACATTAACGACAAAGTCAAGCTCCCAG AACTCAAGGAGAACTTGCGAAGCATGTTCAAGCAGTTCGGAGAGATTCGGCAAATTGTTGCCATGAGCTCCTTCTGGCGCAG GGGACAGGCGTGGATCGTGTTCGCGTCGGTGGAGTCCGCGACGAAAGCCATTCAGGGCATGCAGGCCTTCGTCTACCATGGTCAGCCGCTG CGCATCAACTACAGCATTACGAAGAGCGACATCATCGCGAAGGAGGACGGCACGTTtacgccgaggccgcccgGCCCGAAGAAGCCCCGCGCGGTTCGCGAgcgggaggagaggcagcgcgagctctTCCTCCAAATGCAACAGCAGTACATGCAGATGCAGGTCA AGGTTTTCTTTCCGCAGACGCGGTCACTGAAGTACTGCAtctctcttccttctctttcctTTTCTGTGCCCGCAGCTAATGCTCTGAAGCGCAAAGCGGAGGCTGCGCTTccgacgccgcagctcgcgaagCTTGGAGGCCCCTtcccgccggccgcgcctgtggcgccgccccccgcagTGGACATG AGTTTCCCGGCGATGCCAAACAAAGTCCTGTTTCTCGAGAATCTGCCTGAGGACGCGACCATGGAGGGCCTCGTCAGCCTCTTCTCCAAGCACAGCGGCATGATTGAAGTGCGGCCCgtcctctggcgccgcgtcgccttcgtcgagTACGAGAACGAGATGCTCGCGGCCAACGCTATGAATG CTCTGCAGGGAACAAACATGAACGGCTCATCCATAAAGATTACGTATGCACGGAGATga
- a CDS encoding ribosomal protein RPL11 (encoded by transcript BESB_071240), with amino-acid sequence MVKKGEENPMRKIRIEKLTLNICVGESGDRLTRAARVLEQLTGQRPQFSKARFTIRSFGIRRNEKIACYVTVRGKKAEDILEKGLKVKEYELKKKNFADSGNFGFGIQEHIDLGIKYDPSTGIYGMDFYVQLTRPGNRVAHRKRAQGRVGHPHRVTKEDSIKWFQQTYDGIVMNH; translated from the exons ATGGTgaagaaaggagaggagaaTCCCATGCGGAAGATCCGCATTGAAAAGCTGACCCTCAACATCTGTGTCGGCGAA TCTGGGGATCGTCTGACCCGTGCCGCTCGAGTGTTGGAGCAGCTGACAGGGCAGCGGCCTCAGTTCTCCAAGGCGCGCTTCACCATCCGTTCCTTCGGTATCCGCCGCAACGAAAAGATCGCCTGCTACGTGACTGTCCGTGGCAAGAAGGCCGAGGATATCCTCGAGAAGGGTCTCAAGGTCAAGGAATACGAGTTGAAGAAGAAGAACTTTGCTGACTCCGGCAACTTCGGTTTCGGAATCCAGGAGCACATCGACCTGGGCATCAAGTACGACCCCTCCACTG GTATCTACGGCATGGACTTCTACGTGCAGCTGACCCGACCCGGAAACCGGGTTGCACACCGCAAGAGAGCGCAGGGCAGAGTGGGTCACCCCCACCGCGTCACCAAGGAGGACAGCATCAAGTGGTTCCAGCAGACCTACGACGGCATTGTCATGAACCACTAA
- a CDS encoding ribosomal protein RPP2 (encoded by transcript BESB_071230) has protein sequence MAMKYVAAYLMVVLSGNDAPTKQQVEKTLSSVGIDVESDILNAFLKAVEGKTPHELIAEGMEKLQKVPAGGAVAAAPAAGGAAAAGAGEAAKKEEVKEEEEEEDDMGFSLFD, from the exons ATGGCGATGAAATATGTGGCTGCGTACCTGATGGTGGTGCTGTCCGGCAACGACGCGCCCACCAAGCAGCAGGTTGAGAAGACTCTTTCCTCTGTCGGCATCGATGTCGAGAGCGACATTCTGAATGCATTCCTCAAGGCCGTCGAGGGCAAGACCCCGCACGAG CTGATTGCGGAGGGTAtggagaagctgcagaaggTGCCCGCTGGCggtgccgtcgccgctgcgccggccgctggtggcgcagccgcggctggcgctggcgaggccgcgaagaaggaggaagtgaaggaggaggaagaagaggaggacgacatGGGCTTCTCCCTGTTCGACTAA